GTTCAATTAGGAACAACGGACACTGCAATTCCAACGGAACACTCCTCTTGTTCTTATTCTCACTCAGCGACATTGGGCTAAAATTGGTTAGATGATGGTCGGGGTAAAATGAGTTGGCCCGAAAACAATGACAGACTGAGTCATTGGCTGCATATTAACCGCATGTTCTCTTTAGGCTTTGCTGCGGCGCTGCGACAAGAAACCATAAGCGATGACATGCATAATCCACTATATCCGGACGGATCCGGGTATCGAAGTCTACAAATTTGGAATCCAAATACCCGATAGTGACATTTTTCTGTTAATATGTACATTGCTGAGAAGCATAACCGTAGAAGCATGGACTGAAATGTATACCAAACGGGTATGAACAGCTGCACGGTACTTATGTCATCGTTTGGCGTTGCAGGTCGGGGAAACTGCCTGCGGGGAAAAGCTTAGTCAATTGACTGATtggcaagaaaaaaaaaaaaacaataaCTATAGATTTCGAACTGTGATCTCCCAGAAAGATAATCGATTTTGATATGCGTTTCAAAACGTGGTAGTTTGCGCCATATGCACTTGTGCACTAATCGTATAGTATATACCTACTTTCAACCTTGGTTTGTTCATTGGCCAGAGATCCTTGAACTGATAACTCGAAGTATTATCTAGTAGAATCCAACAATCAGAGAATACGAGATTCTATGGGCGAATCATTGGCCCTCCAAGACTACTTCGCTCAGAAATCTGCCCGGCAATTTCTGACCACAAATGGGGTACTATGCTACGCAAATCGGAGCCAAGGAACTTACAAGACCCAGAAATCCTCCACATAGAGCCTCAAATACTGGGTCTTGTAGTGATAATGTGTCATTCATCGCCGTAGTCCATGTGTATGGCTCTGGGGGCGAAATGCAGACAGTGCCCTAAGAGTTACCtgaatgggtgatgatcGACAAAAGATCATTTCCCCATTCGTCTTGACATGTCATACTAACCCTTATCAGCCACTCATGATGCTCAGAGGCAGTTCTTTCGGGCACCAAGGTCAGCAAAATCTTCCGGAATACAGCCTCAATTGAGAATTAGTCGGCTGATTGCTGTCAGGATTGGCACTGGATTCTTTGGGGTTTCTCGTATTTTCCAGGCTGACATTTCATCTCACATAATATCTGCACCTAATCGAGTAGTGTTCCTCCCGGCCCTGCGGACAAGCTCGGaggtttcttttctattgATAGCGGCTAGAGATCGAGCCGGATGCTTGATATGAACGCCGCGTATCCTCACATTTGGTATGTGCACACACATCGGTGCTGTATACAAAATCATTTGCTACGCTACATGGCAAATCATGAGTCTGGCCAATTCGGGATTCGACTGTTGTTGCCTATGTATATGAATCAACACGATGATGGCGTTGGTAAGATGGCTCAGCATCGCTACTTGCATGCAATCAGGCATCATACGAGTGCAATGAGGGTCGGGGAACACGTAGTATTCCAAATTCGGAAAGGAAAGGGATCCTCTCTAAAGGACGCACCGTAAGCATAGAGATTGATTCATGATAATAACTCATCTCGAATGCTATAAgaacccccccccccaatgTCTCGCTGTTGAGGCCTACATTCTCAGTGGCATCCTCATCAGTTTTCAGACTCCAAGCACAGTTCTCAATTATTCTTATTCCTCTTACCAAAACACTCAACAGTCTACACAATGCAGTTCACCAGCCTTGCCGTTCTCTTCATGGCCAGTGTTGTCTATTCTTTGCCTGCGCCTGCTCCTGCCGCCGTGGGGTTCAGCACCCTCGAAACCAGATTTAACATTGTCTCCGTATGTTCGAAGACGTAGACCACCTAACTCATCTCATTAAAGCTAATACCCTGCAGGAATGCGCTGGCTCCAAGTGCCGGGTCGATGGCAAGGACTAGTAAGTGCACTGAGAACAATGAATAT
This sequence is a window from Aspergillus chevalieri M1 DNA, chromosome 5, nearly complete sequence. Protein-coding genes within it:
- a CDS encoding uncharacterized protein (SECRETED:SignalP(1-17)); translated protein: MQFTSLAVLFMASVVYSLPAPAPAAVGFSTLETRFNIVSECAGSKCRVDGKDYDCYVGTCADGQHCGGPNVNNLACNM